In Mycoavidus cysteinexigens, a genomic segment contains:
- the rpoZ gene encoding DNA-directed RNA polymerase subunit omega: MARITVEDCLQNAPDANTNRFDLTLAATYRARQLILGHATKVGNRNKPPVAALREIADGVIDINEMLKKVPL, translated from the coding sequence ATGGCCCGCATTACTGTTGAAGATTGTTTGCAAAACGCTCCGGACGCTAACACTAACCGTTTTGATCTTACGCTGGCTGCCACTTATCGGGCACGCCAACTCATACTCGGGCACGCCACTAAAGTTGGCAACCGCAATAAACCACCGGTAGCCGCTTTGCGCGAAATTGCCGATGGCGTTATAGATATTAACGAGATGTTGAAAAAAGTTCCGCTATAA
- the gmk gene encoding guanylate kinase, producing the protein MVIAPSGAGKSTLVNALLAHDTGISLSVSYTTRAPRPGEVDGRAYHFVKQEDFFARRARGEFIESAEVHGHYYGTSRLWIEQQIESGHDVLLEIDWQGARQIRRQFRHAVSIFILPPSLDALEERLKKRGQDAPNVIVRRLLAAGSEMAHAAEAEYVVINDNFANALTQLQSIIATTRLRFASQCARHAHLFAELGIHAATTD; encoded by the coding sequence ATGGTGATCGCACCGTCTGGTGCCGGCAAATCAACGCTGGTTAACGCTTTACTTGCGCATGATACCGGCATCAGCTTATCGGTCTCTTATACGACACGCGCACCGCGGCCTGGTGAGGTAGATGGGCGCGCCTATCATTTTGTTAAGCAAGAGGATTTTTTCGCGCGCCGCGCGCGTGGCGAGTTTATCGAGAGTGCAGAGGTACATGGGCACTATTACGGCACCTCGCGCCTGTGGATTGAACAGCAGATCGAAAGTGGCCATGATGTGTTGCTTGAAATTGACTGGCAAGGTGCACGACAAATACGCCGGCAATTTCGTCATGCGGTCAGCATTTTTATTTTGCCGCCTTCGCTGGATGCGCTCGAAGAACGGCTAAAAAAACGCGGGCAAGATGCGCCCAATGTGATTGTGAGGAGATTACTTGCAGCAGGCAGCGAAATGGCTCACGCCGCCGAAGCAGAGTATGTGGTTATCAACGATAACTTTGCCAATGCACTGACCCAATTGCAATCGATTATCGCCACGACACGCTTGCGTTTTGCTTCTCAGTGCGCGCGCCATGCGCATCTTTTTGCGGAACTGGGCATTCATGCTGCGACGACGGATTAA